In Myxococcus guangdongensis, one genomic interval encodes:
- a CDS encoding CpaF family protein, with protein MTMYTESLRAFLKPVLPYLDDEAVSEIMINGPTDVWIEKKGRLTKTDAAFTEEGLIGAARNMAQFVGRMLTDERPRLDARLPDGSRIHVVIPPIARRGTTISIRKFFKEKLTVQSLLKFGSLTPQMARLIEAGIATKLNMLVAGGTGSGKTTLLNIVSSLIPDEERILTIEDSAELQLNQTHVVAFESRPPDKFGKGGVDMGDLLHSALRLRPDRIVVGEVRGGEAFHLMQAMNTGHGGSLATTHANTPTDTLRRIESLCLMSGVELPMVAVRAQVASAINFVICCERLHDGSRKTIALSEVLPLNEKGDYRTQDIFVFTPVAKDEDDHILGYHAPTGIIPNFVAKAKAYGFNDLEDSFFDPATYGLPPPPTFHAGESYTVRWAPSLKHREEGQPDPSHFKQEWSAFEEKLKQDAREAKAAKAGGAPAPAAAPVQVQVPANLPTSKPAMPPAAPPRVASATPPAGQAAARPPAAARPPPPPESDDDKTPPPSRSPFASGMDHAAEAKVEVDEELLTDAGRAPPPRRPGTPPPRPPPPGARPALAARRPPPSMPAHVDDEDEDTGATAEPQGGSEKTQIRPAPSERPRR; from the coding sequence ATGACGATGTACACCGAGTCACTCCGCGCCTTCCTCAAGCCCGTCCTGCCCTATCTGGACGACGAGGCGGTGTCGGAGATCATGATCAACGGCCCCACCGACGTGTGGATCGAGAAGAAGGGCCGACTGACGAAGACGGACGCGGCCTTCACCGAGGAAGGCCTCATCGGCGCCGCGCGCAACATGGCCCAGTTCGTCGGCCGCATGCTCACCGACGAGCGCCCGCGCCTGGACGCGCGCCTGCCGGACGGCAGCCGCATCCACGTGGTGATTCCGCCGATTGCCCGCCGCGGCACCACCATCTCCATCCGCAAGTTCTTCAAGGAGAAGCTGACCGTCCAGTCGCTCCTGAAGTTCGGCTCGCTGACGCCCCAGATGGCGCGGCTCATCGAGGCGGGCATCGCCACCAAGCTCAACATGCTGGTGGCCGGCGGCACGGGCTCCGGCAAGACGACGCTGCTCAACATCGTCTCGTCGCTCATCCCCGACGAGGAGCGCATCCTCACCATCGAGGACTCGGCCGAGCTCCAGCTCAACCAGACGCACGTGGTCGCCTTCGAGAGCCGTCCGCCGGACAAGTTCGGCAAGGGCGGCGTGGACATGGGAGACCTGCTGCACTCGGCGCTGCGTCTGCGCCCGGACCGAATCGTCGTCGGCGAGGTGCGCGGCGGCGAGGCGTTCCACCTGATGCAGGCGATGAACACGGGCCACGGCGGCTCGCTGGCCACCACGCACGCCAACACGCCCACGGACACGCTGCGCCGCATCGAGTCCTTGTGCCTCATGTCCGGCGTGGAGCTGCCCATGGTGGCCGTGCGCGCGCAGGTGGCCAGCGCCATCAACTTCGTCATCTGCTGCGAGCGTCTGCACGACGGCAGCCGCAAGACGATTGCCCTGTCGGAGGTGCTGCCGCTCAACGAGAAGGGCGACTACCGCACGCAGGACATCTTCGTCTTCACGCCGGTGGCCAAGGACGAGGACGACCACATCCTGGGCTACCACGCGCCCACGGGCATCATCCCCAACTTCGTCGCCAAGGCGAAGGCGTACGGCTTCAACGACTTGGAGGACTCGTTCTTCGACCCGGCCACCTACGGCCTGCCGCCTCCGCCCACGTTCCACGCCGGTGAGTCGTACACCGTGCGATGGGCGCCCTCGCTGAAGCACCGCGAGGAGGGACAGCCGGACCCCTCGCACTTCAAGCAGGAGTGGTCCGCCTTCGAGGAGAAGCTCAAGCAGGACGCGCGCGAGGCCAAGGCCGCCAAGGCGGGTGGAGCGCCCGCGCCCGCCGCCGCGCCCGTGCAGGTGCAGGTCCCCGCGAACCTGCCCACCTCGAAGCCCGCCATGCCGCCGGCCGCGCCGCCCCGGGTGGCCAGCGCCACGCCGCCCGCGGGTCAGGCCGCCGCCCGGCCTCCCGCCGCCGCGCGCCCGCCGCCGCCTCCCGAGAGCGACGACGACAAGACGCCGCCCCCCAGCCGCAGCCCGTTCGCCAGCGGGATGGACCACGCGGCCGAGGCCAAGGTGGAGGTGGATGAGGAGCTGCTCACCGACGCGGGCCGTGCTCCGCCGCCGCGTCGCCCGGGCACGCCGCCGCCCAGGCCGCCGCCTCCCGGGGCACGCCCCGCGCTCGCCGCGCGCAGGCCCCCGCCGTCCATGCCCGCCCACGTCGACGACGAAGACGAGGACACGGGTGCGACAGCCGAGCCCCAGGGCGGCTCCGAGAAGACGCAGATCCGCCCCGCGCCGTCGGAGCGGCCTCGTCGCTGA